From the Micromonospora echinospora genome, the window GCCGTCGACGTGGTCAAGGTGTACGGCCGGGGCGACACGGCGGTACGCGCCCTCGACGGCGTGTCGGTGGGGTTCGGCCGGGGGCGGTTCACCGCGATCATGGGACCGTCCGGGTCCGGCAAGTCCACCCTGATGCACTGCCTGGCCGGGCTGGACACGGCCACCTCCGGCCAGGTGCTGCTCGGCGGCACCGACCTGACCCGGCAGAGCGACAAGGTGCTGACGCGGGTCCGCCGGGAGCGGATCGGCTTCGTCTTCCAGTCGTTCAACCTGCTGCCGCAGCTCACCGCCGAGCAGAACGTCACCCTGCCGCTCGACCTGGCCGGCCGCGACGTCGACCGGGAGCTCCTCGACCATCTGGTGGGGGTGCTGGGGCTCGGCGACCGGCTGGCACACCGACCGAGTGAACTCTCCGGCGGCCAGCAGCAGCGGGTGGCGCTGGCCCGTGCCCTGGTCTCCCGCC encodes:
- a CDS encoding ABC transporter ATP-binding protein — its product is MTTHPTRTAAVAAVDVVKVYGRGDTAVRALDGVSVGFGRGRFTAIMGPSGSGKSTLMHCLAGLDTATSGQVLLGGTDLTRQSDKVLTRVRRERIGFVFQSFNLLPQLTAEQNVTLPLDLAGRDVDRELLDHLVGVLGLGDRLAHRPSELSGGQQQRVALARALVSRPEVVFADEPTGNLDSRSGAEVLGFLSTCVRTLGQTVVMVTHDPVAAGYADRVVLLADGRIAGDLDRPDGATISAALRDLAGAR